TTCTCGCTCAGAAGCATTTCGCATGGTGCCTCACAGTAGGAAGAGCTGCTCTCACCCTCCTGGCTCCAGAGGGAGCTTTTGAGTGAGCTACACTTTCACATACAGGTATGCATTTAGTCccttaaatacatttatttcttcaaactgaaagaggggagattgagatgagattttaggaagaaatgttttcctgtcagggtgaggaggccctggccccggagaagtggtggctgccccatccctggagaggctcaaggccagcttggatggggcttggagcccctgatccagtgggaggtgtccctgcccatggcagcggggctAGAACTGTATGACCTTcctggtcccttccaacccaaaccattctgtgactctatgtAATGCTTTATGATTTTATAGTCCTTCCTTTGAGTCTTTCTCAAGTAATCAAATCAAATGTCCTGGATAGTTTCTGTGAaataagacttaaaaaaatgcaagtaacTGCAGAAGGGGAGTTTCCTCTATTAAGGAAACACTGTCATTAGAGAAGGAAGAATGTGTAAGCATTCAATTATAACCATTGGAACAATTTGGATAAGTGATCCCTTATtgactttaaaacaaaagtgagCTTTCAGTCAAAAGGCGTATGAGAGTTTTAGGAGAAAttatggaaagagagaaagtacTGGGTaatgttttctggtttatgtTGTCCAGAAGACCCCTcctggccaaaaaaaaagtctgtaggCAAGAGAATACAAAATATCTCTTGTCATttaatagaatagaatcatagagtaatTCAgagtggaaaagacctctaagatcaagttCAACCgcaccgtgcctgctaaaccatctcctgaagcgccacatctacatgttttctgaacacctccagggagaggcagcagcaaatCGTGTTTATTGTGTTTGTATCTctggttttctctttgctgttgtGTACATCTATGTCTTATAGAGACACATCTATGTGTGTCTGCAGTTGTCCACCCAGATCCATGAAGGTGAGTCACGTTGTTAAGGGAAAGCAACCTCATAAAAATTAAGAGGAGCCCGGAGCACTAAGTCAAGAGAGGGCTGACGAGCATGCGCACACATCAACCTAAATATTCAATTTCTTTATGAAAGATCTAACAATCAGAGCCCTTCATGAGAATGAATTATTACATCACAAGTAATTAGAACTGATACtgtatgtttctgttttcaagagGAGAACATCTTCCACTAGGTCATATTTCTAGGAAGGCAACAGCTGATTTACCTGTTTGATTCCATGCCAGGTGACAAATACTAAAGGATGTGCTGCAAAATTTATGTTCTCCTCGTCAAACACAATGCTACTGTGTAATAAAGGGAACGGGTTCTCCTCCAGGACACTCCAATTTCTCAGCGCTGTTGCTGAGTCACCTCAAAGATTACTTGAAAACACaagttacaaagaaaaaaaaatagactgagTTTGAATGCAATGTAGgtttaatgaaaggaaaagtcagGATACATTTGGGGAGGACAGGAACGCAGAACACAAAGGACATTTCCCAAGGCTTGGGGAAGCAATGCAGCTCCACGTGTGCCAGCAAAGCCGATGGCTTGGACATCACCAGGTTGCAGCTTCCCCTGCGAGGTTAGCACAGCCCAGGGCTGCCGGAGCGGGAGGTGTCGCCTCTTCAGAAATAACCGTAGCCACAGCTTCCTCCACCAAACCGCCGGTAACCACAGGAGCTGCCTCCTCCGAAGGAGCTCCCAAAGCCCCCACCATATGAGCGGGAACTAAAGGATCTTCTGCCTCCACCTGAGCCCCCAAATGACCTGCTTCCTCCATACAAGCCCCCAGAGCCAAACGAGCTACCTCCTCCATAGGAGCCTCCCACTCCCAGGGAACTGCCACCTCCGTAGGAGCCCCCAGAGCCAAATGAACTACCTCCTCCATACGAGCCTCCAATTCCCAAGGAACTGCCCCCACCGTACGAGCCACCCATCCCTGATGAGCCAAAGCCTCCGTAGGAACCTCCTTCTAGAGAGCCTGATGCTCCATGAAACCCGCCAATGGGTGATGGGAAGGCAGTGCCCACGATGCTCTCCTGAGGGCACGAGCTGAGGATGGGCCCTGGGAAGGTGACGACCACGGGTGGTGCATAGACCACTGCACGGGAGTCCCCACAGGAGGTGACACAGGGCTCATTCCAGGCATCAGCGTATGGCTGTGGGCAGGTCACCTCGCAGGGTGGGTAGCATCTACTGCTCACGAGCTGTCCTCCAGAAGACATCTTTTGTGATGTAGATAAACCTGTGTCAGAGGTTAAGGAGTAAAATTAAAACGTATATGCAGCCTATGCCTTTACAGACTTGTCCTGATAATGCAAGTGGTTTGTTTCCTGATGAAAGGAATTACTTTCTTATAAACAGGAGAACTGATTTTGCGGAATTATCTTTACCTCAGTCCGAAATATTGTTCTTCAGCATGATTAAAGTTAAATAATTCAGATACAATCACAACTTTTCTTGCAGCCCAGTGTAGCTGCAGGTAAGGAATACACCTCTGTAAAGCATCTTTATCCCATCTTTGTTCCAAGAGTGTCTTCTGCCCCTAACCTCTAGTTCTGTTAAGAACAAACCACTAATTTGTTCACCTCAGGTATAGAGTTCTTTTGGAAACAGTTTTGACAGACACCGTACCTATGAAGATAAATCAACAATGGTTTTtgctgcatgtgtgtgtgtgtacagatgaattttcatagaaaaatggtatggtttgggttggaaaggaccttaaagcccatccaattccagcccctgccatggacagggacacctcccactggatcaggggctccaaaccccatccaacctggcctggaacccctccagggatggggcagccaccactgctctgggcaacctgggccagggcctccccaccctcacagcagaatatttctccttaagatctcatctcaatctcccctttttcagctgaaaatcattccccattgtcctgtccctgcactctctcatcaagagcccctctccagctttcctggagcccctttcagtacttgaagctgctctaaggtctcctcggagccttctcttctccgggctgaacaaccccaactctctcagcctgtcctcgtatgggaggtgctacagaccttggatcatccttgtagcctcctctggcctcactcTGACAGATTTTcgtccttcttgtactgaggactccagaactgaatggaGGGCTCTAAGtgaggtctctccagagcacggcagaaggggagaatccctcccttgccctgctggtccctctgctttggatgcagcccaggatgcggttggtttctgggctgcaagcccATATAAATGCCAAGCTGTACGTTGTGGAGTTGTAACCTCTTTATCAAATGAACAGGATTTAATTGACACTTTCCCTTTGTGGTTCGGAAGAGCACAGCCTCACATTTTAAGATCTGCACCTATCGATGTTTTCTGCTAAATAGCTACAAAATCTtaagtaataaaacaaaactgatattGTTGATCATTGCAGAGTACTGACATAGAATTAATTCCTGAGCTAAACACCGACAGCAACATCCCAGCCAATACAAAGGAACTTAAAGGTAGAGTACTCACCGGGctcacagagaaaatgagactGAAGAGAAGTTGTTGGTGAACCTGGAGGAAACGCAGTGCTTTTATACCCCCCTCCAGACTGGTACGAGGATCTGCAACACACTTCTGTACACGAGGCGTGATGGTTaaccagcaaaacattttgctgtatAAGCTACTTCTAATTGTAATAATTGTTTTGATAACTGATAATGATTAGTAAATCAACTCCACATCATACGATATGCGCAACACAccctttgtctttctttaatCCTTATATAGTTTTTATGTGCATTTTATGACTGGTGCCACCTCCTGACCTCATTTGGATAGCAGTGAATTGAGATGCATTGGCTTCGCAAGGTAAACCATCAAACTTTCTCTTAAGATAAAGACATAAGCTTCGCTCTGtcaggagaaatattttctgttttgtagtgGATTCCATTTAAATTTAGAATTGCACAAAGCTGGAAAAGCGGCATATTTAATCTTTATTGCTCCTCAGATGGGAGGCGtcattttttctgcctgtttaaCATCCACCCAAGAAAATGCTTACAGAAGTACTTAATCAAATGCCCACTGTCATCCAAATAAGTACAAGGAAGAAACACATGAGGACATGGAGTAATTTTATTATCATCATTCTCATTTTGCAACCTTTCCAGAGAACTGTGGTGCTCTAGCAAGGCACGCTGCTGTTTTCCAGTAGGCAATAAAGTCATGGAATGCCTCCATGTGGAATGTATAAAGACGACTGAGtctaaaacaaaagaaaagcattttaagaatgACTGTGCCCCTGCGTTTGGTGCTGGTGACGCTGCAGCTTGAATattgagttcagttttgggtccttGATGGGTTCCAGCTGACGGACCTGGGAatgttaagcctggagaagggggggctgtgggaacaCTTCATCACTCTCTCCAGCTCCCTGAAaagaagttgtagtgaggtgggtgctgggctcttctcccaggtaacaagagataggataagaggaaatgacctcaggctgcatcaggggaggtttagattgggtattagtaaaaaaatatcttttctggaagagtggtgaaacactggcagaggctgctgggggcagtggtggagtgtctttccctggagggcttcaaaaaCTGTGCGGCCATGGCACatcgggacatggtttagtaggcatggttgggttgggctgatggttggactggatgagcttggaagtcttttccaaccttaacgattctatgattctataatgacaaggactatttttttccaagaaagcCACAGCAGTATTCCTGGACTTGTACTTCAAAACCTCACGGCTTGGGAGACAGAGGTACCTGTGCATGAATAGGGATATCcctaaacaaaatattctttatcaATAACCAGAAACACAGTGAGAACATTAGATATGACTGATGGTTTTGTGTGGttataaatgacaaaaaatcAAGCAGGTTAATGCCAGCGATACCAATACCCAACTTAAATGTTTTATCTCTATATCAAAGTAAACTCAAGTAATTGTAGACTTTGACCCTTGGTCATAGCTGTGGGAGGAAAGCAATTGCAACCTATCTGGATCTAAATGGTTGGGTTATCATTCTGTATCTAATGTCTATATCATTgtaatgtttatatttaatgtttatAGCATTTATATCACCAGATTTCTGGTGATTTCAAACCCAATTAGAAAATAGAGCACGGGGAGCCTATATAGTTAAGATCTTGCATCAGAATGCAAACGAGTCCTGTCAGGCATCAGTGGGCAGCTCTTGATTTCACAGTTTTGCTAGTCAGCAATTCTTTGTTCACTCCTCAGTTAATGTTAATCTTCCTGGTTTCCTAGTTGGATTGAGAAATATCAATTTACATGAAGAACCCTGagcactgctgcttttcttagcATTTCACCCCCCTTCGGGAATCACTAACGTTTTTCCTAACCACCCAACTATTTGTAATCCGCATTTcgaagaagaaaaatgcaatattGTGTACAAAATCTGTTCATCATCTTGATATATCCTTCATATGTATCTATACTCATTCTAGTTTCATCCCCAGTGAGGGTCAGGGACAATATCAGATCTCCATATAACCCTCACACGCATCTGTGCTCATTCCAGTTGCATCTCCAGTGAGGTTTAGGGACAATATTAGATCTGAATATAACCCTGACATGCATCTATCCTCATTCCAGTTTCAATGTGAGTAGGGGTCAAGGACAACATCAGCTGCGAGGTGACTTTGTCAGAGTCAGGACATAAATTGAGACACAAGGTGTGTAATGTTTGTAACGTGACTTGGAATTCAGAATAAAGTTGTCATCACATCACTTTAGAGAACAATCAGAACAATTAAGGAAATCATCCATACAGCAAAACATGGTTTGGCAACGCGTAGGAAGCTCTTGCACAAAGCATTGCTCACGTCCCACTGGTGGTCTGAAGATCTATATAAGAGCTCTCCAAATGCTTCGGTTTCATAGACGACAGCTCTTCATCTACGCTTCTCCAGACCTGGTGAGCTCAATCTCCTTCATTCTCTATATGaaacattaggaaaatattttcagttttgaagagaAGACTGAGTCTTCGGCAGAAAGCGTGATGCTAAGCAACGCCGTTTGAACTTTATCATGCCTTAATATTTATAGTTATTTAAATGTACACATTTGTAGACCCGAGTGATAAATTATAAGACTGGAATTTCACAGGCACTTGGACCAAGTCAATATTATAAATTAGCTCCAGTGCTCTGCATTATAACGCAACAAAATGTTGAAGATTAACTGCTTCCAAAGTCACTTGGAGTTGGGCTTTGCCTTCCATGATTAACAGTATTTCTATAGGTGTTAGTGCATGCgggttcagaaaaaaatgaatgagagCTAAACCTGACTCTTTCTACTCTTCTTCCACTCTTCTTTCATGCTTATGAAAGACATCAGACCaagcttcttttcctctggcATTTGGGCTTTGTACTTATGCTTTATCTCCTCCTGCAGGTTTATCTAAACACAAAAGATGTCTTCTGGAGGACTACTGAGCAGTAGATGCTCCCAACCCTGCGAGGTGACCTGCCCACAGCCATACGCTGATGCCTGGAATGAGCCCTGCGTCACCTCCTGTGGGGACTCCCGTGCCGTGGTTTACCCACCACCCGTGGTCATCACCTTCCCGGGGCCCATCCTCAGCTCGTGCCCTCAGGAGAGCATCGTGGGCACTGCGTTCCCATCACCCATTGGCGGGTCTCATGGAGCATCAGGCTCTCTAGAAGGAGGTTCCTACGGAGGCTTTGGCTCATCAGGGATGGGTGGCTCGTACGGTGGGGGCAGTTCCCTAGGAGTGGGAGGCTCGTATGGAGGAGGTAGTTCATTTGGCTCTGGGGGCTCCTACGGAGGAGGCAGTTCCTTGGGAATAGGAGGCTCCTATGGAGGAGGTAGTTCATTTGGCTCTGGGGGCTCCTACGGAGGTGGCAGTTCCCTGGGAGTGGGAGGCTCCTATGGAGGAGGTAGCTCGTTTGGCTCGGGGGGCTTGTATGGAGGAAGCAGGTCATTTGGGGGCTCAGGCGGAGGCAGAAGATCCTTTAGTTCCCGCTCATATGGTGGGGGCTTTGGGAGCTCCTTCGGAGGAGGCAGCTCCTGTGGTTACCGGCGGTTTGGTGGAGGAAGCTGTGGCTACGGTTATTTCTGAAGAGGCGACACCTCCCGCTCCGGCAGCCCTGGGCTGTGCTAACCTCGCAGGGGAAGCTGCAACCTGGTGATGTCCACGCCATCGGCTTTGCTGGCAGACGTGGAGCTGCATTGCTTCCCCAAGCCTTGGGAAATGTCCTTTGTGTTCTGCGTTCCTGTCCTCCCCAAATGTATCCTGTGCTTCCCTCTCATTAAAGCTATTTTGCATCACTATGTTCACCTGCTGGTTTCTTTCTTGCCTTCTCACCTACAAACCACCTTGACTATGAAACTTATTGCCATGAAGCTGGTTGACAGCCAAGAACTTTCTGTCTGAAGTCTTCAAGAGACTCCCAGGACCCTTAAGCTGACAGCAGGAATGCGGAGCAGTGGAAAATGTTGCGCCCTGTGACACATTTCAGGATTCCAAACTGGAATTCTGCTTCCTGGCAATGTATGATTCTCTTGCCTTCCAGCCACAGAGCTCCACAACGATTGCAAACAAATGATCTAATTGGTTTTAAATTAAGCCCGTTTCTCAGTCCTATTAAAACTTTGCTTGGAGCTGATGAGGTTCTTGATTGCAATCATTAAATAATCACAGATTAAAACTCCTTAACTTCTTTAAACGCAGGGAACTTAAGCAATAAGTTAATTGAGTGAgtaagctttaatttttttttaaactctagAGAAGCTGTCAATTGAAATTTTTGGGTTTGCCACTTTCACCTTAGTTTTAACAATGAGCTAAAAATTAGATTGTAAAGTGGGATCAAGAATCTGTGACACAGACTTTTGCATCCTGGCTCTGCCAACAGTCTCCATGCTTCAGTTCATCCTTCTTGCTTTCCAAACAAGAATGATTCTGTAATTGAACTTGAATGATAAAACAACCTGAAAAATCTCTTAGCTTCCTGATCTCCCTCGTGTTTTCCAAGCAACATCAATTGGAGTAGAGCCAGGTTTTAACACATCTTTAGTGTTCAATAGAGCTGTCTTGGAGGCTTACCCGTCGCTCGCTTTCCTATTGCTAAGGAAAACAACGCCAGGCATTATTTCTGATCTCATGTCACTCATCACTTATGAAAGTCTCTTTTGCAAACACATATGTTACGGAAACACATTATGCTGTCATATAAATCCAACTCTTTAATGGGGCCACAGTGAAATGAGAGTCCTAAATGGCTTCAGGTATTTAACACTGCAGGTTCAAGGTGATGAGTGTCAGAAATCAGGTGGGGCTTGTGTGGTTGATTTTCTTTGGTTACCATTCATGATTCCCAGAGGAATGTGTTTTTATACTAGTTTACATTCTTTAGGCACTCTCGGTAATATATTTAAGTTGCCTAAACCGCAGACATCTCCAAGGAACTGTGATAATTCCTGTAAACTCATTCTAAATGAAATACAGTGACCGAATGGATGAATGGacttcttcaaaggaaaagaattggGTTCTACCCTTGagtgcaaaataaaaacccatTATGAATTTCCAGTCTTCAGTTGCCCACGTCCCATCCCTTGCACGTTTTTTTTCCTTACGCTTTACTGCATTGGAGAGAAAATCTCAAGCAGCCTGAGAGTCAAGATTTTCAAGAAGATCTTTTTTTGAGAAGTCTTGTACTTGTGGCAGTTTAAATCTCATCCTTCATTTCCCATTAAGCGAAACAACTGCACTGATGAAAAACGATTTGTCTGAGAGCGACTGGTGGCAAGTGACTTTGGTTTGTTATTGGCTCATGCACCACCACAAAGTATTGAGTCATCACCTTCAGAAACCTCTGTGCCCTACGGAGAAGCGACACTCAATTGTTCTGTATGCTTAACTTTTGAAAGCTTGAATCAACCACCCCTTACACAACACCTTTACTACTTAAGCAATTACTATCCTATTGCCATAAAACCCCGTAATTGTTAGTCACAGGCTATGGAACCAGCCCTAGGAAGCCTAAGTTACTGGTGGAAGGATAGGACCAAAATCATcttgtggagaaagaaaaactgaacaaaatttGATGATGCAAGAGGATTTTAATACAACGAGAAATGAGATACGCTGCAGAATGAGGGtcacaaaacacaaagcaaacactTCCTCGGTTCCAGGGAAGGGCATAGCATTCAATGCCTACAAAGAGTCCATTTTCCATGGGTTGTTCTTCTCCTGTCACAGTTCTATTGACAGTGACAGGCCtttcaaatcactttttttcctttcatttgcaCAATGAGAACAGGAATCAATCATTGGGAGATGATTGACAGAAGCTGTCATTAAGAATTGACAAAGTGAAAAGAGCAAGCAAGAGGTGTGGACCCAGTTTTCAGAGGTGCTGAGCAGGGGTGGCTCCTCTGGCTGATGCAATGGGCTTTCGCCACCTCTGAAAACCAGCCCCAGCTGCAGATCTTGCGTTTTCGTCTCCTAAGTTGTTGCATGATCTGTAGATATTCACACTGCCTTAAAACGAGCCACAGTTTCCAAGGCTGGATCCACGGCTGCTGCAGTAGGATCTCCTGGTGTAGCAGGGCCCGATCCTTGAGAAGCCTCCAGACCCACAGgaacccccagacccataggaAACCCATGTCCCTGATGACCCTCCAGGACATAAGGATTTCCCAGATCCGTAGGACCCCCGGGTTCCTGAAATGCCCCCAGAACCAAAGGAGGTCCCCATCCCATCAGAGCTGTATGGGGACATAGGAGCAGATGTTTGGGGAACTGCTGCTCCCATCATGCTGTTCTGAGGGCAGCTGTAGACAGTCGGGCCTGGGAACTTGACAAAAACTGGTGGGGCCATCACCACAGCTGTGGAGTCCCCACAAGACATCACGCAGGGCTTGAGGGTTCTGCTGTAGGCACATGGTTGTG
This window of the Cuculus canorus isolate bCucCan1 chromosome 28, bCucCan1.pri, whole genome shotgun sequence genome carries:
- the LOC128849371 gene encoding scale keratin-like yields the protein MSSGGQLVSSRCYPPCEVTCPQPYADAWNEPCVTSCGDSRAVVYAPPVVVTFPGPILSSCPQESIVGTAFPSPIGGFHGASGSLEGGSYGGFGSSGMGGSYGGGSSLGIGGSYGGGSSFGSGGSYGGGSSLGVGGSYGGGSSFGSGGLYGGSRSFGGSGGGRRSFSSRSYGGGFGSSFGGGSSCGYRRFGGGSCGYGYF
- the LOC104059558 gene encoding keratin, type I cytoskeletal 9, whose translation is MSSGGLLSSRCSQPCEVTCPQPYADAWNEPCVTSCGDSRAVVYPPPVVITFPGPILSSCPQESIVGTAFPSPIGGSHGASGSLEGGSYGGFGSSGMGGSYGGGSSLGVGGSYGGGSSFGSGGSYGGGSSLGIGGSYGGGSSFGSGGSYGGGSSLGVGGSYGGGSSFGSGGLYGGSRSFGGSGGGRRSFSSRSYGGGFGSSFGGGSSCGYRRFGGGSCGYGYF